The genomic stretch CCCACGCCAGTTCCTATAATATTTAATCCGTCTTTTGTCCAGATAAAATGCTCTGACCAATGATGATATCTTGGATTAAATAATGATACTTCTGTTTGAGTTTGTGGATCAATTCCAGAAGTAAAGTTATACCTTCTTTGGTTACAACGATGACAAGCTAAAGCTAAATTACTCAAATCGTCTGATCCACCTAAAGATTGAGGAATAAGATGATCAATTGTAAAAGGAGTGGCGTTTGAACGTTCGGGAGAGTGACAATATTCACACAAATAATTGGCCCTTTTACGAACATTTAAACCGATAAAATTGTTAATAACCACTATTAAGAAGCCAGTTTTGCATTAATAAAGCTAAAGATTTTCTCTAATTCTAATAAACCTGCTAGTTCCGCTTCTTCCTCAGAATTAAGCAAATTTTCTTTGTTTTTTTCTAGTAATTCCTCTAATCTTATTTGTAAGTCTTCCGTAAAGGAAAAAGGACGATATTGATCAGATGGGTTCAGGGTTATTCCATTGGGTAGCCAAGATGACGGCTGTTTCATTAATTGTTTCATTGCTATTGTTGTTACTTATTGAGTAAAAATTGACCAATTTTCATTATATCAAAGATAAAATTAATTATTTTAAATCCTTAATCTGTTTAAAGAAAGTTTAGAATAATTTTCCAAGAAACGGGCTAGAATATATCAGTTAAGGTGCGTTACATTTTATTAACGCACCCTACAAGATAAGCGATCGCACTAAAATAGCACTGTGAACAATAGGTATTGATATTCACAATTAATAATTCAATAATGAACACCATCACGCTTAATGTAAAACCCGTTCAACTCACCGATGAAGAGTTTTATCAACTTTGCCAAGTCAATCAAGCATGGCGATTGGAATTAACGGCTAAAGGAGAATTATTGATTATGTCCCCATTAGGTGGAAAAAGTGGTAGTCGAGAAGCCAGATTAATTAGTAAAATATGGTTATGGAATGAACAAACAAAATTAGGAATCGTCTTTAGTTCTTCAACTGTTTTTCGTTTACCTAATGGGGGAAAACGTTCCCCTGATGTGGCATGGGTTAAATTAGAAAGATGGGATAGTTTAACGGATGAAGAACAAGAAAAATTTCCTCCTTTATGTCCTGATTTTCTGATAGAGTTACGTTCCAGAACCGACAATTTAGAAGACTTACAAGAGAAAATGGCGGAATATCTTGATGCAGGATTACGGTTAGGATGGTTAATTAATCCCCAACAGCAACAAGTAGAAATTTATCGACTAAATCAAGATAAAGAAATTATATCTCTTCCTGCTAATTTATCGGGGGAAGATGTGTTACATGATTTTATTTTAGATATACCTGTTATATAATTCTTTAATCATTGGGTAGCCAAGATGACGGCTGTTTCATTAATTGTTTCATTGCTATTGTTGTTACTTATTGAGTAAGAATTGACCAATTTTCATTATATCAAACATAAAATTAATTCTTTTAAATCCTTAATCTGTTTAAAGAAAGTTTAGGATAATTATCAAAGAAATGGGCTAGAATCTATCAGTTAAGGTGCGTTACATTTCATTAACGCACCCTACAAGATCGGTGATCGCAATATAGTGTTAGTTTGAGATAGTGCCTTTAATAACTACACCAAAAACACGGCCAACTGTGTGAACGACATGGGTGGGAACATTTTCGCTAGAATGAGCAGGATCATGGATTTCTTGATTATAAGCATCATGTTCAGCATCTTCAGAAAGACCTTGGACAAAACCTTTAACTGCCGCCGTAGCTAGTCCAAATAACAAGTCTTCAGGATTATTCATAACTTTTTTTCCTTTATTATAGCATCATTAAATACATCATAATTAATAAACTTATGAACTGCCAAGACGGCAAAAAACGGAAATTATCCTCAATCTTCTGAAAATTCAGAAATAGATAATCCTGATATAATTGAAACAGAAAATCTATTGATTGAGGATAAATTAAAGCAAGCAAAATTAGAAACTGTTTTAATTAGTTCCTCTAATTGATTATTCGCTTCTTTTAAGTAAAGTTTTTGCATAAAATTTAGCTCCATTTTTTATTTGTATATTTACATTAATTATAGCTTAACTATCATTGATTTATGTTGAGGAATTTGATCCCCATCTTCTAATAACATCAATAAATGAACCCTAACTGCTTCTTTAATTTCTTGAATTGCTTCCTCTTGACTATCTCCATGTGCCATAATATCCAATTCTAAACATTTAGCTAAATATGCCTCATCTTCTGAGGAAAATTCAACGAGATAAGAATAATTTTTAATGTAATCATTAATATCAATCATGATTTTCTCCTTGTTGAATTTGTTTGAGTTTAAGTAAAGCTAATCTTACTTGTTTAACTTGATAAGGTTTTGCATTACCGTCTTTACCTTTTTGAAGATTTATTCTGGGTTCTCCCTGCCAAGGTACTTTAAAAGGATAATGACTTGAACCTCTATTTCTGGGTTGATCAAAAAAACTTTCTGTAATCTTCATCAAACGAGAAAATTTAATATTTTTAGTCTTTTCAAGTTCCCTGATAGCTTCATCAATATCCATCATAAATCTATTTTATCTATTGCATTAAATCAATGATTTGGATTTTTGTATTATAACTGAGCTAATCTTACCAAAATTATAGCAGCATTATTTTAAAAACATTTAATTGTAAATTTGTCAATACTTAATTAAATAACTTTTATAAAGCAAAATCTGAGTATACACTC from Aphanothece sacrum FPU1 encodes the following:
- a CDS encoding HNH endonuclease, with amino-acid sequence MVINNFIGLNVRKRANYLCEYCHSPERSNATPFTIDHLIPQSLGGSDDLSNLALACHRCNQRRYNFTSGIDPQTQTEVSLFNPRYHHWSEHFIWTKDGLNIIGTGVGT
- a CDS encoding Uma2 family endonuclease, giving the protein MNTITLNVKPVQLTDEEFYQLCQVNQAWRLELTAKGELLIMSPLGGKSGSREARLISKIWLWNEQTKLGIVFSSSTVFRLPNGGKRSPDVAWVKLERWDSLTDEEQEKFPPLCPDFLIELRSRTDNLEDLQEKMAEYLDAGLRLGWLINPQQQQVEIYRLNQDKEIISLPANLSGEDVLHDFILDIPVI
- a CDS encoding type II toxin-antitoxin system HicB family antitoxin; protein product: MIDINDYIKNYSYLVEFSSEDEAYLAKCLELDIMAHGDSQEEAIQEIKEAVRVHLLMLLEDGDQIPQHKSMIVKL
- a CDS encoding toxin HicA, which produces MMDIDEAIRELEKTKNIKFSRLMKITESFFDQPRNRGSSHYPFKVPWQGEPRINLQKGKDGNAKPYQVKQVRLALLKLKQIQQGENHD